From Bacillus sp. Bos-x628, the proteins below share one genomic window:
- a CDS encoding YneF family protein, with the protein MDLWVVILVGVVALLAGVALGFFIARKYMMSYLKKNPPINEQMLRMMMMQMGMKPSQKKINQMMKAMNNQAK; encoded by the coding sequence ATGGATTTATGGGTTGTCATCCTTGTAGGCGTTGTTGCACTGCTTGCAGGAGTTGCACTCGGATTCTTTATTGCTCGTAAGTATATGATGAGCTACTTAAAAAAGAATCCACCAATTAATGAACAAATGCTTCGAATGATGATGATGCAAATGGGCATGAAACCGTCCCAAAAGAAAATCAATCAAATGATGAAAGCCATGAACAACCAAGCGAAATAA
- the sirA gene encoding sporulation inhibitor of replication protein SirA codes for MERHYYIYWIEEEFANHYFGRESILFHLFESLHWTNRSEDELVLLVKQVDYVTKRIPAFHMHQRLMNNLTDIHYTQIGSIYSASLPDGKGTAAFILKDRYIQMSATGSYEAETVFFEVLRKISPCFLAMDFGSKKHGWLNPVKVRNFV; via the coding sequence ATGGAACGTCATTATTATATTTATTGGATTGAGGAGGAATTCGCCAATCATTATTTTGGCAGAGAGTCCATCCTGTTTCATTTGTTTGAGTCGTTGCACTGGACAAATCGCAGTGAAGACGAATTAGTGTTGCTTGTGAAGCAAGTGGATTATGTGACGAAACGAATCCCTGCTTTTCATATGCACCAACGATTGATGAATAATTTAACCGACATTCACTATACCCAAATTGGTTCTATTTACAGTGCCTCATTACCAGATGGGAAAGGAACAGCTGCTTTCATTTTAAAAGATCGTTATATACAAATGTCCGCTACAGGTAGTTATGAGGCGGAAACTGTGTTTTTTGAGGTACTAAGAAAAATTAGTCCATGCTTCTTAGCAATGGATTTTGGATCAAAGAAGCATGGGTGGCTGAATCCTGTAAAAGTGAGAAATTTTGTTTAA
- the tkt gene encoding transketolase, whose amino-acid sequence METIEMKSIATIRTLSIDAIEKANSGHPGMPMGAAPMAYALWTNHLNVSPQNPNWFNRDRFVLSAGHGSMLLYSMLHLSGYNLSIDDLKQFRQWGSKTPGHPEYGHTEGVDATTGPLGQGIAMAVGMALAERHLAETYNKDHFNVVDHYTYSICGDGDLMEGISSEAASLAGHLGLGRLIVLYDSNDISLDGDLDRSFSENVKNRFEAMNWEVLYVKDGNNIEEITAAIEKAKQSTDKPTLIEVKTTIGFGSPNRAGTSGVHGAPLGSEEAKLTKEAYSWTFEEDFHVPSEVYEHFQTVVKEAGQKKEAAWNELFEAYEKEYPELAAQLKLAIEGKLPENWDQEIPVYEAGSSLASRASSGEVLNGIAKQVPFFIGGSADLAGSNKTTIKNTDDFSKDNYAGRNIWFGVREFAMGAALNGMALHGGLRVFGGTFFVFSDYLRPAIRLAALMGLPVTYVFTHDSIAVGEDGPTHEPVEQLASLRAMPNLSVIRPADGNETAAAWKLAVSSTDKPTALVLTRQNLPTIDQAPEKAYEGVKKGGYVVVEAADAQPEALLLASGSEVGLAIEAQKALEKEGIRVSVVSLPSWDRFDQQSDAYKESVLPTAVRARIAIEMGASLGWERYTGLDGDVIAIDKFGASAPGETIMEKYGFTVSNVVSRVKAKLNK is encoded by the coding sequence ATGGAAACGATTGAAATGAAATCTATTGCAACAATACGCACTCTCTCCATAGACGCAATTGAAAAAGCGAATTCCGGTCACCCTGGAATGCCGATGGGTGCTGCTCCTATGGCTTATGCTTTATGGACAAACCACTTAAACGTAAGTCCGCAAAACCCGAATTGGTTTAATAGAGACCGTTTTGTATTATCTGCTGGCCATGGTTCTATGCTGCTATATAGCATGCTTCATTTAAGCGGATACAACCTTAGCATTGATGATCTAAAACAATTCCGTCAATGGGGAAGCAAAACACCTGGTCATCCTGAATATGGACATACGGAAGGTGTAGATGCAACAACAGGCCCATTAGGACAAGGGATTGCAATGGCTGTCGGAATGGCACTTGCAGAAAGACACCTTGCTGAAACCTATAACAAAGATCACTTTAACGTTGTGGACCACTATACATACAGCATTTGTGGAGACGGTGACTTAATGGAGGGGATTTCCTCTGAAGCTGCTTCTCTTGCTGGCCATTTAGGCTTGGGCCGTTTGATTGTTCTATATGATTCAAACGATATTTCCTTAGATGGGGATTTAGATCGTTCATTCTCTGAAAATGTGAAGAACCGATTTGAAGCTATGAATTGGGAAGTCCTCTACGTGAAAGACGGGAACAACATTGAAGAGATTACAGCAGCCATTGAAAAAGCAAAACAAAGTACGGACAAACCTACATTGATTGAAGTGAAAACGACAATCGGTTTCGGATCTCCAAACCGCGCTGGAACGTCAGGAGTTCATGGCGCACCGCTTGGCAGTGAGGAAGCGAAGCTAACGAAGGAAGCTTATTCTTGGACATTTGAAGAAGATTTCCATGTACCTTCTGAAGTGTACGAACATTTCCAGACAGTAGTAAAAGAAGCTGGTCAGAAAAAAGAAGCAGCGTGGAACGAATTATTTGAGGCATATGAAAAAGAATATCCAGAGCTGGCTGCTCAGCTAAAGCTTGCGATTGAAGGAAAATTGCCTGAAAACTGGGATCAAGAAATTCCTGTTTATGAAGCAGGTTCAAGCCTTGCCTCTCGTGCATCTTCTGGTGAAGTATTAAATGGCATTGCGAAGCAAGTACCTTTCTTTATTGGCGGTTCTGCTGATCTAGCTGGATCAAATAAGACAACCATTAAAAATACTGACGACTTCAGCAAAGATAACTATGCTGGAAGAAATATTTGGTTTGGTGTCAGAGAATTTGCAATGGGTGCAGCCTTAAACGGTATGGCACTTCACGGCGGACTTCGTGTATTCGGCGGTACGTTCTTTGTCTTCTCTGATTACTTAAGACCAGCTATTCGTCTAGCAGCATTAATGGGACTTCCTGTCACATATGTATTTACTCACGATAGTATTGCAGTCGGAGAAGATGGTCCAACGCATGAACCCGTTGAGCAGCTTGCTTCACTTCGTGCGATGCCAAACCTTTCTGTAATTCGTCCTGCAGATGGAAATGAAACAGCTGCAGCGTGGAAACTTGCTGTATCATCAACGGATAAACCGACAGCTCTAGTACTTACACGTCAAAATCTTCCAACGATTGATCAAGCACCAGAAAAAGCATACGAGGGTGTCAAAAAAGGTGGATACGTGGTGGTTGAAGCAGCTGATGCACAACCTGAAGCGCTTCTACTCGCTTCAGGATCTGAAGTAGGTTTAGCGATTGAAGCGCAAAAGGCGCTTGAAAAAGAAGGCATCCGCGTTTCAGTTGTCAGCCTTCCTTCATGGGATCGTTTCGATCAACAATCTGACGCGTATAAAGAGTCTGTTCTTCCTACAGCCGTTAGAGCAAGAATTGCCATTGAAATGGGTGCTTCGCTAGGCTGGGAACGTTATACTGGTCTTGACGGTGATGTTATTGCGATTGACAAATTTGGCGCTTCTGCTCCAGGTGAAACGATTATGGAGAAATACGGATTTACTGTGAGCAATGTCGTGAGCCGAGTAAAAGCAAAGCTCAATAAATAA
- a CDS encoding DUF896 domain-containing protein: MISKEQLARINELSKKSKETGLSEDEKTEQRQLREEYLKAFRSSMKNTLKTVKIVDPEGNDVTPEKLKKERDQNLH; the protein is encoded by the coding sequence ATGATTTCTAAAGAACAGCTTGCAAGAATTAATGAGCTTTCAAAAAAGTCGAAAGAGACCGGTTTATCAGAAGATGAAAAAACAGAACAAAGGCAATTAAGAGAAGAATATTTAAAAGCTTTTCGTTCTTCTATGAAAAATACACTCAAAACCGTGAAAATCGTTGACCCAGAAGGAAACGATGTCACACCAGAAAAATTAAAAAAAGAAAGAGATCAGAATCTCCATTAA
- a CDS encoding recombinase family protein, with translation MNALIYARVSTVKEEQETSLMRQEEELLALAAMHQLNVVKVIKEKASGYDLDRDGVFDMLATIKEQSIDAVLIQDETRLGRGQAKIALLHCLFKEKVKVYSALHRGELELSEADEMVIEIVGIVEEYQRKIHNLKIKRGMKRAVERGYQPALNLKHREQAPGRERIEVPISEIVRLRKNKMTFAEIAATLQGLGFDISKATVHRRYQEYEKGLST, from the coding sequence ATGAACGCACTGATTTATGCGAGAGTGAGTACCGTTAAAGAAGAACAAGAAACCTCACTCATGAGACAAGAAGAAGAACTTCTAGCGTTAGCTGCTATGCATCAATTGAATGTCGTCAAAGTCATTAAAGAGAAAGCAAGCGGATATGATCTAGACCGTGATGGTGTTTTTGATATGCTTGCAACGATTAAAGAGCAGTCAATAGATGCCGTTTTAATTCAAGATGAGACACGCCTAGGAAGAGGACAAGCAAAAATTGCGCTTCTTCATTGTCTATTTAAAGAGAAAGTAAAGGTATATAGCGCCTTGCATAGAGGAGAACTTGAGCTTTCAGAAGCGGATGAAATGGTCATTGAAATTGTAGGAATTGTTGAAGAATATCAACGAAAAATTCATAACCTGAAAATTAAGCGGGGAATGAAAAGAGCTGTTGAACGCGGATACCAACCCGCACTTAATTTGAAACACCGCGAACAAGCGCCTGGGCGTGAACGTATTGAAGTTCCGATATCAGAAATTGTTCGATTAAGAAAAAATAAAATGACTTTCGCCGAAATTGCCGCCACTCTTCAAGGGCTCGGTTTTGATATTTCGAAGGCAACGGTGCATAGAAGGTATCAAGAATATGAAAAGGGTCTTTCAACTTAA
- the yneA gene encoding cell division suppressor protein YneA — protein sequence MSLKESIIFVGLFSFIVGIFLSLIAVTSHNDTNQYVKIEVRSGDTLWGIADQVNDSKSIDKNAFIDWVTEHNNLASTDIQPGEILVIPVKKEHPAVYELATVQ from the coding sequence ATGAGTTTAAAAGAATCTATTATTTTTGTTGGGCTATTCTCGTTTATCGTGGGCATATTTCTCTCGCTTATTGCAGTCACAAGCCATAATGATACAAATCAATATGTTAAAATAGAAGTTCGATCAGGTGATACTCTTTGGGGCATTGCTGATCAAGTAAACGACAGCAAATCAATCGATAAAAATGCGTTTATTGACTGGGTAACCGAACACAACAATCTTGCTTCAACTGACATTCAGCCAGGAGAAATCCTTGTGATACCTGTCAAAAAAGAGCATCCTGCCGTATATGAACTTGCAACAGTACAATAG
- the lexA gene encoding transcriptional repressor LexA, whose product MTKLSKRQLDILKFIKEEVKSKGYPPSVREIGEAVGLASSSTVHGHLARLETKGFIRRDPTKPRAIEVLDEEEMNIPKSAVMNVPIIGKVTAGLPITAVENVEEYFPLPETFAAPDEQVFMLEIMGESMIDAGILDKDYVIVRQQSTANNGDIVVAMTEEDEATVKRFYKEDTHFRLQPENPSMEPIILQNVRILGKVIGVFRNIH is encoded by the coding sequence ATGACGAAGCTATCAAAAAGACAACTCGATATCCTGAAATTCATCAAAGAAGAAGTAAAAAGCAAGGGTTATCCTCCATCTGTTCGCGAGATTGGTGAAGCTGTCGGTCTAGCATCTAGTTCAACGGTCCATGGACATTTAGCTAGATTAGAAACAAAAGGTTTCATTAGAAGAGATCCTACTAAACCTAGAGCAATTGAAGTACTAGATGAAGAGGAAATGAATATTCCAAAGAGTGCTGTAATGAATGTTCCTATTATCGGGAAAGTAACAGCCGGCCTGCCCATCACTGCTGTTGAGAATGTAGAAGAATACTTTCCTCTTCCTGAGACATTTGCAGCTCCAGATGAACAAGTATTTATGCTTGAAATTATGGGAGAAAGTATGATTGATGCTGGGATTTTAGACAAGGACTATGTCATTGTGCGCCAGCAAAGTACAGCCAATAATGGAGACATTGTAGTAGCCATGACAGAAGAAGATGAAGCAACTGTCAAACGCTTTTACAAAGAAGACACGCACTTTAGATTACAACCAGAGAACCCCTCTATGGAACCAATTATTTTACAGAATGTCAGAATACTAGGAAAAGTAATTGGTGTATTTAGAAATATTCATTAA
- a CDS encoding IseA DL-endopeptidase inhibitor family protein: protein MKKLFVFLTAVMLMISLQTTTLAASKKPADLTNKEALHIALDAREHFWSAMSGYKITEHPDYTLKTFTYKGMTYNYLSKTFDTKKKLNSYLSQVFTKKAITHGLSDYQFIVHQGKMAVPVGDGDNLLNWEKATPKLVSKKNTIRTYDFTVPTLDGRKVKRTVTYEKVQKHWKVTKIDAVI from the coding sequence TTGAAAAAATTATTTGTCTTTTTAACTGCTGTTATGCTGATGATCTCTTTACAAACAACTACACTGGCCGCTTCCAAAAAACCAGCCGATTTGACGAATAAAGAAGCGTTACATATTGCACTTGATGCAAGGGAACACTTTTGGAGTGCTATGTCAGGCTACAAAATCACTGAACATCCGGACTATACATTAAAAACATTTACTTATAAAGGCATGACTTACAACTACCTTTCTAAAACATTTGATACAAAGAAAAAACTAAACAGCTACTTATCACAAGTTTTCACTAAAAAAGCGATCACTCACGGTTTAAGTGACTATCAGTTCATTGTTCATCAAGGTAAAATGGCTGTTCCAGTCGGTGATGGCGACAACTTGCTAAACTGGGAAAAAGCAACTCCTAAACTTGTATCTAAGAAAAATACAATTCGCACATATGATTTCACAGTACCGACTCTTGATGGACGCAAAGTAAAACGCACTGTTACTTATGAAAAAGTACAAAAACATTGGAAAGTAACAAAGATTGATGCTGTGATATAA
- a CDS encoding bifunctional cytochrome P450/NADPH--P450 reductase encodes MHQTSIIPKPKTYGPLKNIPLLKKGELSQTFWRLADELGPIFQFEFTGQTSIFVSNHELVSEVCDESRFDKYIGISLNKARAFAGDGLFTSWTDEPNWKKAHQILMPAFSQQAMKGYHHMMLDIATQLMQKWQRSGRDEEIEVTEDMTKLTLDTIGLCGFDFRFNSFYKEKQHPFIESMLTGLNEAMDQSSRLPIVDKMMIKRKKEFEQNVDFMKQLVDDIIHERKKQDETGDDLLSLMLHAKDPETGERLSDENIRYQIITFLIAGHETTSGLLSFAIYFLLKNPEELKKAVQEADEVLQGELPTFKQVQKLSYIRMVLNEALRLWPTAPSFSLYAKEDTVIGGKYPIEKNQSVTVLIPKLHRDQTVWGEDAEEFKPERFMHPEKIPQHAYKPFGNGQRACIGMQFALHEATIVLAMVLHHLELIDHTSYELKIKESLTIKPNDFKIKVRPRKQQFFMTLPKESPKKSSASAKATVPSHGTPLLVLYGSNLGTAQQIANEFADDGKAKGFDVTIAPLDDYVGQLPEEGAVLIVTASYNGLPPDHAKQFVEWVTQDQERDLSKVTFAVFGCGDRNWASTYQRIPRLIDEALNRKGAKRLVDVGEGDAGGDMDEDKEKFQQVVFEELAREFALTLQEKSQEKPHLSFAYTNELLERPVAKSYGAFSAVVLKNEELQSEKSPRQTRHIELKLPRGKQYKEGDHIGILPKNSDALVHRVIKRFKLDPAQHIKLSSEKEMSHLPLDQAIQISDLLASHVELQEPATRTQLRELAKHTVCPPHRIELEQMAGEFYQEEVLKKRVTMLDLLEQYEACELPFVHFLSLLPGLKPRYYSISSSPKVDEQLVSITVAVVKGDAWSGRGEFAGVASNYLCGVKEGEEVACFLHAAQAGFHLPPAPEIPMIMIGPGTGVAPFRGFIQAREQLLNEGKQLGEAHLYFGCRHPNEDDLYDEELQLAEQKGAVSIHRAYSRYEEHKVYVQDLIKEDGEMLIHLLDQGGYMYICGDGKVMAPDVENTIIDIYQTVKQCSKEEAENWLTSLTNEYRYVKDVWS; translated from the coding sequence ATGCATCAAACATCAATCATTCCAAAACCAAAAACATACGGACCTTTAAAAAATATTCCTCTATTAAAAAAAGGAGAGCTTTCTCAAACTTTTTGGCGTTTGGCAGATGAATTAGGGCCGATCTTCCAATTTGAATTTACCGGACAAACAAGTATTTTTGTTTCAAACCATGAACTTGTCAGCGAAGTGTGTGATGAGAGCCGCTTCGATAAATACATCGGGATCAGTCTCAACAAAGCGCGAGCATTTGCAGGAGATGGATTGTTTACTAGCTGGACAGATGAGCCAAACTGGAAAAAGGCCCATCAAATCTTGATGCCAGCCTTTAGCCAGCAGGCCATGAAGGGCTATCATCATATGATGCTGGATATTGCCACTCAGCTTATGCAAAAATGGCAAAGATCAGGTCGTGATGAGGAAATTGAAGTAACAGAGGATATGACAAAGCTCACTCTTGATACAATCGGACTATGCGGCTTTGATTTTCGATTTAACAGCTTTTACAAAGAAAAGCAGCATCCATTTATAGAAAGTATGTTAACAGGCTTAAACGAAGCGATGGATCAGTCTAGCCGATTGCCAATTGTAGATAAGATGATGATCAAAAGAAAAAAAGAATTTGAGCAAAATGTCGATTTTATGAAGCAGCTAGTAGATGACATTATTCATGAACGGAAAAAGCAAGATGAAACTGGAGATGATTTGCTGTCTCTCATGCTGCATGCAAAAGATCCTGAAACAGGTGAAAGACTGTCAGATGAAAATATCCGTTACCAGATCATTACATTCTTAATCGCTGGTCATGAAACAACAAGCGGCTTGTTATCTTTTGCGATTTATTTCTTATTAAAGAATCCAGAAGAATTAAAAAAAGCAGTTCAAGAAGCTGATGAAGTGCTACAAGGTGAATTGCCAACCTTCAAGCAGGTGCAAAAACTAAGCTATATCCGCATGGTTTTAAATGAGGCGCTTCGCCTTTGGCCAACCGCGCCCTCCTTCTCGCTTTATGCAAAAGAGGACACAGTCATCGGAGGGAAATATCCGATTGAAAAAAATCAAAGTGTCACAGTATTGATTCCAAAATTGCATCGTGATCAAACGGTGTGGGGAGAGGATGCCGAAGAATTTAAACCAGAACGTTTTATGCATCCTGAAAAGATTCCGCAGCATGCATATAAACCATTTGGGAACGGTCAGCGTGCATGTATTGGTATGCAATTTGCGCTTCATGAGGCCACCATCGTATTGGCAATGGTTCTGCATCATCTTGAGTTAATTGATCACACGTCATATGAGCTTAAAATAAAAGAATCGCTTACAATTAAACCAAATGATTTTAAAATCAAAGTGCGGCCAAGAAAGCAGCAGTTCTTTATGACGCTTCCAAAAGAGTCACCGAAAAAAAGCTCTGCATCAGCTAAAGCGACAGTACCTAGTCACGGAACGCCCCTTTTGGTGTTATACGGATCAAATCTTGGTACAGCCCAGCAAATAGCCAATGAATTTGCTGATGATGGTAAAGCAAAAGGGTTTGATGTGACGATTGCCCCACTTGATGATTATGTAGGGCAATTACCAGAGGAAGGAGCAGTTCTAATCGTTACTGCTTCTTATAACGGGTTGCCACCTGACCATGCAAAGCAATTTGTAGAATGGGTCACGCAGGATCAAGAGCGAGATCTGTCAAAAGTGACATTTGCAGTCTTTGGATGTGGTGATCGAAATTGGGCGAGCACGTATCAGCGCATTCCTCGTCTTATTGATGAAGCACTGAATAGAAAGGGAGCTAAGCGCCTTGTTGACGTAGGAGAGGGCGATGCAGGCGGCGATATGGATGAGGATAAAGAAAAATTTCAACAAGTCGTATTTGAAGAGCTTGCTAGAGAATTTGCATTGACTTTGCAAGAGAAAAGCCAAGAAAAGCCACATCTTTCATTTGCATATACGAATGAACTATTGGAACGCCCTGTAGCCAAATCGTATGGTGCTTTTTCAGCTGTTGTGTTAAAAAATGAAGAGCTGCAATCTGAAAAAAGCCCGCGTCAAACACGGCATATTGAACTGAAATTACCTCGAGGTAAACAATATAAGGAAGGGGATCACATCGGTATATTGCCTAAAAATAGTGATGCGCTAGTGCATCGTGTGATCAAACGGTTTAAGTTAGACCCGGCACAGCACATTAAGCTGTCATCTGAAAAAGAGATGAGTCATTTACCACTAGATCAGGCGATTCAAATCAGTGATTTACTAGCATCACATGTAGAGCTTCAAGAGCCGGCGACACGTACGCAACTAAGAGAACTCGCCAAACATACGGTATGCCCACCTCATCGTATTGAGCTAGAGCAGATGGCTGGAGAATTTTATCAAGAAGAAGTTTTAAAGAAACGAGTGACAATGCTTGATTTATTAGAACAATATGAAGCATGTGAACTGCCATTTGTGCATTTCTTGTCACTTTTACCAGGGTTGAAACCTCGTTATTATTCAATTTCTAGCTCACCAAAGGTAGACGAACAATTAGTCAGTATCACAGTTGCAGTTGTTAAAGGTGATGCTTGGAGTGGCCGAGGGGAATTTGCTGGAGTGGCATCAAACTATTTATGTGGAGTAAAAGAAGGCGAAGAAGTAGCTTGCTTCCTGCATGCGGCGCAGGCAGGCTTCCATTTACCGCCTGCACCAGAAATTCCTATGATCATGATCGGACCAGGAACAGGAGTTGCGCCATTTAGAGGGTTTATTCAGGCAAGAGAACAATTGCTAAATGAAGGAAAACAACTAGGTGAAGCACATCTATACTTTGGCTGCCGCCACCCAAATGAAGATGATCTGTATGATGAAGAATTGCAGCTCGCAGAACAAAAAGGAGCTGTCAGCATCCACCGGGCTTACTCTCGTTACGAGGAACATAAAGTGTATGTTCAGGACTTGATCAAAGAAGATGGAGAAATGCTCATTCATTTACTTGATCAAGGTGGATATATGTACATTTGCGGGGATGGAAAAGTCATGGCTCCCGATGTAGAAAACACGATTATAGATATTTACCAAACTGTGAAGCAGTGTTCAAAAGAAGAAGCTGAAAATTGGCTGACATCTCTTACGAATGAATATAGATATGTAAAAGATGTATGGAGCTAA
- a CDS encoding TetR/AcrR family transcriptional regulator: MTTVTDKQEQIMKASLELFIERGFDGTTMPMISKKANVGAGTIYRYFDSKEALVNILYQRSLSAFIEKMKTNSPDPQSNIRGYFKHVFYCLVRFTKENPSGLYFLEIDKRSHFLDEKSKEKMQNLLNELFLIFEEGRKNGIHPNLSGRTILSIVFGAFVQLHKQILAEEIEPTIEFIEEVEQCLWRAISVES; this comes from the coding sequence ATGACTACAGTTACGGATAAACAAGAGCAAATTATGAAGGCATCTCTTGAATTATTTATCGAACGGGGCTTTGATGGAACAACCATGCCGATGATTTCAAAAAAAGCAAACGTCGGTGCAGGAACCATTTATCGTTATTTTGATAGTAAAGAAGCACTCGTCAATATTTTGTATCAACGAAGTCTCTCCGCATTTATCGAAAAAATGAAAACAAACAGTCCAGATCCACAATCAAATATAAGAGGTTACTTCAAACATGTATTTTATTGTTTGGTTCGGTTTACAAAGGAGAATCCAAGTGGCCTTTATTTCTTAGAAATTGATAAACGGTCACATTTCTTAGATGAGAAAAGTAAAGAGAAAATGCAGAATTTGTTAAATGAACTATTTCTCATCTTCGAGGAAGGACGAAAGAATGGTATACATCCGAATCTTTCCGGTAGAACGATTTTATCCATTGTATTTGGCGCTTTTGTGCAACTGCATAAACAAATACTAGCTGAGGAAATAGAACCAACCATTGAATTTATAGAGGAAGTTGAGCAATGTTTATGGCGCGCAATCAGCGTTGAATCTTAA
- a CDS encoding DMT family transporter — MEINTTAPKKSIVVPLVISIIAISFSAIIVKWSNAPASILSMYRMVFAAALMFPFILLRKKEFQSMKRKDWFFLCLSGFFLGLHFVLWFGSLKLTTVASSTIIIALQPMVSLLGGYLIFRERTTMSTVFTMCVAILGALMIGWGDIGHSRGAILGDLLSFLSVIAVVCYLLIGQQAVRKISHWIYSFCVFGFAGLFLLFFNILQHTRFTGYSGKEWRIFLLLAIIPTMSHVINNWLLTYVNATTISMSILGEPVGATILAVLLLGEKVTFIQMFGGLLVLLGVFFFLMQQRQGRVMKTKKSG; from the coding sequence ATGGAAATAAATACAACTGCTCCAAAGAAATCAATTGTCGTGCCGCTTGTCATCTCAATTATTGCTATCTCGTTTTCTGCTATTATTGTCAAATGGTCAAATGCACCTGCATCTATTTTAAGTATGTATCGCATGGTATTTGCGGCTGCATTGATGTTTCCATTTATTCTCTTGCGAAAAAAAGAGTTTCAGTCGATGAAACGGAAAGACTGGTTCTTTTTATGTTTGTCTGGCTTTTTTTTAGGGCTTCATTTCGTGTTATGGTTTGGTTCGCTGAAGCTCACCACAGTAGCAAGCTCGACTATTATTATTGCCCTTCAGCCAATGGTTTCACTGTTAGGCGGATACCTCATTTTTCGTGAACGAACAACGATGTCAACTGTTTTCACTATGTGTGTAGCAATTCTTGGTGCACTGATGATTGGATGGGGCGATATCGGGCATAGCCGCGGGGCGATTTTAGGTGATCTTTTATCCTTTTTAAGTGTCATTGCGGTCGTGTGTTACTTATTAATTGGTCAGCAAGCTGTGAGAAAAATATCTCATTGGATATATAGTTTTTGTGTATTTGGTTTTGCCGGTCTTTTTTTGCTTTTCTTTAACATACTTCAACACACTCGTTTTACAGGATATTCAGGGAAAGAATGGAGGATCTTTTTATTACTCGCCATTATTCCAACCATGTCTCATGTCATTAACAATTGGTTGCTAACGTATGTCAATGCCACCACCATTTCGATGAGTATTCTTGGGGAACCAGTTGGGGCAACGATTCTTGCTGTACTGCTTCTCGGCGAAAAAGTGACATTCATACAAATGTTTGGCGGTCTTCTTGTTCTTTTAGGTGTCTTCTTCTTCTTGATGCAGCAGCGTCAAGGAAGAGTAATGAAAACCAAAAAATCCGGCTGA
- a CDS encoding lactate utilization protein C: protein MKGIISRRDSFLAHIQHQLGRYQSEALERPKWKHQINWYTNQHASKEEMVDQLKAQCKHIHTRVIDTTVEKAPYVLLSIMEEYGKGAVITSKDRRFDQYGLTSVFKGLKEEGIEVSRWGADLSRNENIAHAEKARYGVVFSDYTLAESGTVVLQSHEGQGRALHFLPLIYIVCIEKSTIVPRMIQAVSAFHHSVEKGEKTKGAIHFISGPSNSADIEMNLVVGVHGPVRAIYLLIDDE, encoded by the coding sequence ATGAAAGGAATCATTTCTCGTCGGGATTCTTTTTTAGCTCACATTCAGCATCAACTAGGGAGATATCAGTCTGAAGCGCTTGAACGTCCAAAATGGAAGCATCAGATCAATTGGTATACTAACCAACATGCATCCAAAGAAGAAATGGTCGATCAATTGAAAGCGCAATGTAAACACATTCACACAAGAGTCATTGATACAACAGTGGAGAAAGCCCCATATGTACTTCTATCCATTATGGAAGAGTATGGAAAGGGTGCTGTGATAACCTCTAAGGACAGGCGGTTTGATCAATATGGATTAACCTCAGTATTCAAAGGATTGAAAGAAGAAGGAATCGAAGTTTCTAGATGGGGGGCAGATCTATCCCGAAATGAAAATATAGCACATGCTGAAAAAGCAAGGTATGGGGTAGTGTTTAGTGATTATACGCTTGCAGAATCAGGAACAGTCGTACTTCAATCGCATGAAGGTCAGGGTAGAGCGCTACACTTTTTACCTTTGATTTATATCGTGTGTATAGAAAAAAGTACAATTGTACCTAGAATGATTCAAGCAGTTTCGGCTTTTCATCATTCAGTAGAAAAGGGTGAAAAGACAAAAGGTGCGATTCATTTTATATCAGGTCCGAGTAATTCTGCTGATATTGAAATGAATTTAGTGGTGGGCGTACATGGACCAGTTCGGGCAATCTATTTGTTAATAGATGATGAATAA